The Dama dama isolate Ldn47 chromosome 29, ASM3311817v1, whole genome shotgun sequence DNA window GAGGCGGGACTTGGTGAGTGCCGCTTCTGCCGCGGGAGGAGACTGGTTCAGGTACGCAGGGCGTTTGTTGGCGTGAGGGGTCGGGGCTGAGGGTCCGGCTTCGGACTGCCGCTTTGTTTGACCGTGTGGCAGAAGCCTGGGAAGCAGGCGCTCGGCCCGCAGTTGTGTGGCCCCAAACTGTTGATGCTGTTCCTTCCTGCTTCCCGTCGCTTTCGCAGCCTATGAGCCATACGGGGCCTATTTCGGGGTACTCTCGAGCTTGGGGTCAGGGTGTTCTAGTGCTGAAGGTGCCGGGGGAGGAGAGCCGGCTTTGGTAGCTAAAACCTAGCATGAGAAGCTAAGAGAAGAGTTCAGAGGCTGGTCCATCACTTAGCGCCCAGGGATATATTCATCAGGTGGAACATGGGTTAGAAGAGTTCTGAGGCCTCCGTCAACTCAGAGATGGGGGTGGAGTGGAGGATTGATTTATTCAGCAAGTCTTTATTGAGCGTCTGTTACGTACGAAGCCTGTTTCCAGGCATAGAGGATATAGTGAACAACACAAACATAACACTTAATAGGAGTGGGGACTTTCAGACCAAAAAATAAGTAAGGTGTGTGCCATGTTGGATAGGGAAAATTGGAATGTAGTGAGGAAGGTAGTAATCATATAATTATCCAGGGGAAGAGGATTGAGGTAGaaagaacagcaagtgcaaagaccCTAAGGTGCTATATCCTTGGTGTGTTTAAGAAACAGCAACAGCAAGTAGACCAGATAGCGCAGACAACAATAGATGATCATTAACAATCAGTATAGGCTATTGTAAGTGTTCAGGGAAAGAATCAATTAGCAATCTATAATAGGAATAAAAGAGAGTTTTATTCTAGCCAAATTGAGGAGTGTAACATGGAGACATAAACTCAGGAAGCACTTGAAGTGTGTTCCACCAGACAACAAAGTGGAAGAACTTTATAGAGGTAAAAGCTGTAAGGTTACAGTTAGTTACATGAGTTACTTATCATGAATTGTAATTGGAGCTCGCAAGAAATAAGGGTGCTTATTAGTAAGGATTGGTTAAGGTCTGAATTGGTTGCGTAGTTATGTAGGGAGATCTTGAGACGGTAAGATTGTAGCTGACTGGTGTTACTCTGAATATGACTGATCATGTCCTTGGGGGTCTGGTACAGTTCAAAGAAAGTTCAAGTTCTCAATGGTGCAAAGACTTGTCTGAGACCAGATCTTCAATGGCACCCAATTCCATTTTTGTTTGCCTGAACTCTTACTCCATTTTAGTTTCAATGGATCATTACAGAGATTTACTTTTTCAAAGATACACATTTCCTGCTATGTTGATAGCACACTGGACTCAGAGGAGTAGCCATGAGCAATGGTTATACCATTCTTAGCTACAACTTGGCTGTAGACTAGAGCACTTCTTTTACCTATCTTCCTCAGGGATTTGGAACACCACTTTGAAATTATTACACTAGTTAAGTGTGCTGTAACAgtgattcttcatatttttctacctcaGCTCTTCTGATGGATATTAACCATTTCCTCTATGACTATGGCTTTCTGCTGCAGTAATATGTAAGTCAGAGGAGGGAATATGTAGATTTGAAAAATGAATTCTGATACGTCACCAGCACCTTAGAATCCTTGGTTGGTTGGATTTGGACTGCTCTTTACCATAATTTTTGGCCAGCTCTAAACCTTCCAGGATGTTTTTAGCACAGGACTTTGCATAGAGtaggtgcttagtaaatatttgctaaaaggatggttttgaaaataaatggaaacgtAGTGGGATAGGTAGGTTTTACCATCTCTGTCTCACCCTCCACTCATACATACATTCCAAAGAACACAGTAAATGAACTGATGTCACTGCAGCAGGGAATAATCATTGCTTGGAGGTGTCAGGGGCCGTGCCTGTCTTCTAAAGAGTGAATTTGGCTTCCTTCCTACTTAAAGGTTTCCGTGCTTACATATTTCTCTAGAAGACACACATGCTTTTCTCTGTGttagtatttcacacatttctacTCCTTCAGTAACACTGCTTGTCATTTGGATATGGGGAAATACTTCTGCAAGTATAACAGTTCCTTTTTCTAATCTGGGTGACAAGGACAGAGGACTAAGCGCATGGACTGGAAATCGGAAGGGAGTGCTCAGAAAACAGAGTCACGGGTGCCGCAGGAGCACGAAATTGCCCTCGACAGCCCAGGTGAAGATGGCGTCTCTGAGAGCTTCCAGCTTTTACAGATTGACGTGGGATGTGAGCATTGGGAGCAAGAGGCCCTGCCCACAGGCAGTGCGGCTTGGTGCTCGGTGAGTGGAGCCAGTTGCCTGGTCACGGTCTTTGAGATGATGGAATGTCCCAGAGGCCCCTATTTCAGGGATAGATCCTGGTAACGAGAAGATTGGGAATGAGTTAGATGTATTCCAAGGGATGAGTTTCCTGTTACCTGGTTTAAGGTTTAATTTcatttgaatcatagaaaaagtaaattaAGTTCAAGAGGAATCTTTGTACACCTCAGAAAGGTCAGGAAATCTCAACCCTGTTTCTAATAAATttactgtgaccttgggcatgccACTTCTCTTTTCTGGGGTTCTGCTTTCTCTAAACACAATCTagtccatttttgtttttaagactaACACCCCTTTTCTCTCCTAACCCTATatctaaatttgaaaaataaataagtaactatTTCTaatattcattttcctttctcatgCTTATGAAGTTCTCAAACAATTTTGTTTTCTGGATAACATAAGAAAAATGTCCAAAGAAAGCAGAGACACTGGGAAAAGATAGTTGCGGCaaagaagagtaaaagaaaacaagaaaaagaaagaagaaaagccaaCCGTGTAGAAAATTCAGGTAATAGTAAATTAGATTGTTGGTGTAACGATTAGTATATTTATATCTTAGCAAACTGGTATCTGCTTGTTCCTGGAAGAGTGGGGATattgtttttaagtaaaaactTCTGGGAGATATGACCTATTGTTCTGTTTTGTCGGGAATCAGTATCGAAGAAAGCAAAATTTGAGACTACCTTTCAGGTATAAGCAGCCTAGTGCATATATGTGTTTATAAGCTCAGAAGTAGAAGGAATGATACTAACAACAGCTAATGTTTATTCACGGCTGTGTGCTAGGTTCATTGCTAAAAATTTTACCTGGTTTACCATAAGGGGTAAGAActtttattatcctcattttctcGGCAAAGAGACTGAGGCTCAAAGCAGTTAAATAACATGCCCAAGATGATATAGGTAATACATGACCAAACTGAACTCTGACTTAGATCCAGCAGTGTGTTCAGAGCACTGGCTTCACTGTTGCGCTACACCCATACTGCCTAATGAATGAATACCTTGTGTGAGCTTCCAGTTTCTCTTCCTATGCAAAAACTATTCACCAGGCTGGGGAGGTCTAGTGCTTACTGAataatatttttctgcttttccacTTTGATTCCTCTCTGATATTTCTACCCTAGGCATCTGCCCCCAGCACAGCAAACGTTTCCTGAGATCCCTAATCAAGGAAAGACTTTTGGAAGCCAAGCACTCAGGCCCAAGACTCTGTATCGATTTGAGTATGACCAACCACATGTCTAAGAAGGTAAGGCATCCACTGAACTCTGAGTGTCTGCTCACGTGAGAGAGGTTCGGGCGGGAGCAGCTTTTACACAGAGCGTGACCAGCTCCAGCCTCTAGGATTCTCTAGTAATCCAGCAAATGTGCTTAGGTTTCTAACATGGCTGCTAAGTTCCAAGAGGGCTATTGTAAATAGGAAGGGAATAGACATCCTTTGGTTCAGTTTAGAATTTTTGaccttatattttgttttaaaccCAGCACATTTGCCGCTGTGTTCATGGTGTCCCAAGTCTAGAAGGAGCCTCTCAGGTGTAATTCTCCAGAGAAATCTTTGGCTTTCTGCTAGGGAGAGGAATGTTTGCCTGGTTGCATGGTGTGGGGAGATGACCTGGTGGGAGGTCTTTCTACACTGTAGGTGTTTTGTAAAGCCCTGTTGGTGAAGGGTGGCTTTTCACCGTAGGATTCTGGGGGTGGCTGAACACACAACACTCCACACCAGACAGATAAGATTGATAACAGTTTATCGGTCATATGCACTCATCCGGAAAGGAGCTTGACACTGCACACCATTCGGGCCACATGGGATTGCGTTTGGGAACAGAATAAACAGCCAGGGGCCATAAAGGTCAGACTTTATAGGTTTCTGCAGgaagattgattggtttgttgGAATAATGCAGGAGCATTGGGCTGGCAGGAGCATTGAAACGCATtaaaatgccctggaggagggcatggcgacccactacagtattcttgcctggagaatcccatggacagaggagcctgggacatagtccatggggttgcaactagtcagaaatgacagaagcgacttagcgcacacgCATGCATTCAGGGATAAGCAGGAACCATTTATCAGAGGAATCCCTTTGATAAAAAAGAGTTGTTTGGCTTGTGCACGTTATCAGTGGGAGCAGAATTTGGAGAGGAACTTGCAGCTAGGCCCTTCAGAGCCCTCTCATTTTCACCAGGTAACAAGGGGGCACACAATATCAGACCTTGATTTGAGGCCTTATACCAAAAAACACGTCTTTGTTTCCCATCGTCCCTGTTGTACGTGCTAGTATCTGCATGTTTTTTAGAGAAATTAGGATCTGAGATTCTTCCAGGAAACCTCTAACTGTAGCCCACTGAAAAGGTCAACCAAGAATTTTCTACTGTTTGTATTCATTGAGATATCAGATTAAATCAAAGCCTGaggtattttttgtgtgtgtttatttttttcctgtactgAACCAAGTCAGGCCAGATTGTGAAATGACCTTTCTATAAGGATTATGTCTCTGAATCGGGATGGAAAGTTAAAAATTCCAAACCTATGACATTTCCTGGAGTTAGGGAGAATGTGCTGAGTTTACCTGATGGAGTATAAAAATGCCTTTACAGTAATCTAACCTCTTTTTAATAAATAGTAAACATCACATGGTGAGCTTTTTGATAAAAGCTAACAGAGAAACAGAGTTACAaatgtagaaaagaaacttatggttaccatggGGTGAAGGGAGGGgcaaggataaattgggagataggAACTGACATAtccacactactgtgtataaaacagacacgtgataaggacctactgcatagcacgggGAGCTCCGCTCAGTGCCTGGTGATGGCCTGTGTGGGCAGAGAGTCTGAAAACGAGTGGGTTTATGCACAGATGGTTCACTTAGCCGTACACCTGAGACTTAATGCAACATTGGATGTCAGCTATGCTTCAGTCGTTTTGTAAAAAgctaaaagaaatatatatatatgtgtgtgtgtgtatacatgtatgttttaGCCAGTCCAGAAGGAGGGAGAGGTCTTAGTTTTTTCATTAACTGATTATTTCTGGGCTGGTATCATTACCTTAACTTTCATCTATAAGGTGTGATGCCATGGGATGTAACACAAGTGCATATATACATGTACTCACTTGTGGAGTCAAAGGGGCCATTGTATTTCATGAGCTTTCCCAGAGTCTTATTCAGTGAACTTACTCAGTAACCATTTGTGGATAATGAATTTAGAAACAGTGGGCATGTCACTACCTTAAGGTATCCTGGCTTCTTTGAAGGAGTTAAGTAGACTGGCTGGACAGATCCGAAGGTTGTACGGCTCCAATAAAAAAGCTGACAGGCCATTTTGGATCTGCCTCACTGGCTTCACCACAGACAGCCCTCTGTATGAAGAGTGTTTGAGGATGAATGATGGATTTTCCAGTTATCTGGTAAGCCTTATTTTGCATATTATTTGAATTGTCATTTGAAAAGTAGGTTGGAAGGGATAATAGtaggtttttttaacttttttatattttgatgtaaaaatttttttatataatttatatattttctctattACAGTCTTAAAAAATTTAGAACCTCTCATCAgttcttacatttaaaaattttcatccttcccactgctttggaaaacagtattacCAGTATCTAGGGCTGTATTTTGTGTCTAATGTATTTTACACTAGACTATGCGTTCCAGGAATGTTTTAGGGAAATGCCATGACTCCGTGTTCTTAAAATGCAGAATTTGGAAACATGAGTTTTTGGGGGAAGAGAGAATCCTTATGGAAGTAATATGGATTTAAGGTGAGTTTTAGGGAGTATTAAGTGTTACTTTCAGTACTTCCCTTAGGATCTCTTAAATGTAGAGATTGATATGCAGGCAGGAATCCAGATGAGTGCCTTAGAAGTGACCCTGAAGGTGCCCTTGTGTTCGCATCGTGTAGCTGAGACTTGGTGTGACCTTTCCCAGGGAGGTCCTCAGAGGCCCCAAGTGTGAAAAGTGCCATCTGCGTTGCTGCCCGTGGTGCTGTCAGCCTCATGTCCCTCCTGTAACGCAGCCACTCCCAGCCTTCTTTCTCTGTACATGTTCTGTGATCCCTGCATATGAGCCGAGCAGACCCACTCGAGGGCCCGTGAGTGCAGTCCTCTTGCTGCCCTGTCTTCATGCTTTTCTTAGGTCATTCCCTCCGGTTTGAATACcttttccttctgtgtgtgtcgGTCTCCCCGCTTTTCAGAAACCCAACTCCAGCATCCCCTTCGCGGCAAGGCTGTACCTGGTGCTGTCACTCTCTGCGGTCCCAGGCCTGCCCGTGTGTCCGGCAGGGCCTCGTTACCGCTCTGTCTCAATTTGTGAGGTTGAGTGTCTGCACCCTTCCCCTTCTGCGCCCCACCTGAGCCCTCTCTGAGAACAGGCTGTCAGACATGGATCCCTTGATGCACCTGGAGCCAGGCCTGATAGAAACCACTGCATGCCCCGTAAGGAACTGGGTGCTGCAGTGTGGGCGTGTCTTAACCTAGTAACACTACATTGGATTGTTTACATTTTTCAGCTAGACATAACAGAAGAAGACTGCTTTAGTTTATTTCCTCTGGAAACCCTTGTGTACCTGACTCCTGACTCAGAACATGGTatgttctttatgcattcattgcTTCTAGCCCTTTATTTCGTTATTCCTGGTGTCAGAATTTGTTAAAGCCAGCCGTGGTGTATCCAGGGTAAAAAAGGAATGAACATTTACTGCACACCTCTTACGAATAGAGACCTCTCTGGATGCATTGTATTTGTCCTGCCACGTGTGCATAGCAGCACAGATTTAGGGTCTCCATCCTCAGCTGGGCCTTGTGAGCTACTTGGTAATCCTCCTGAGTTTTCCTGGTCACCTCCTTGCATGGACTCTTTTTGGATCAAtgttagataaatattttttccccaaaaattcTCTATTTCACATAATTGTCAGTTTTATTAAGTTGATCTCAGTAGTTGTCTTctaattattttatgtttctctGAAATGTTGCCTCCTTTCTGAATCCTAATGGTGATTTGACTCTGCCTATCTGATTAGATATGCCAGTGGTTTAATCTATTTAATTGAACTTTCCAGGGAATTAGCAAATCTACTATCTTTTCATTTCCTATTTCATTAAATTTCTACTTTTTAGCATTAATAATTCTTTCCTTTTACAGTCTTTGGATTTAGAAATTATAAAACAGATTGATCTTAATGGCCTTTATTTTTTCAATAGCTCTTGCAAATGTTGATCTAGACACAGTTTACATCCTTGGTGGACTTGTGGATGAAAGCATTCAGAAGGTAAGTGTACATTTTAGGCCTGATAACTGCATTTTGAAAAGTGAAGCTTTCTTTTAGAGGCAC harbors:
- the TRMT10B gene encoding tRNA methyltransferase 10 homolog B isoform X1, producing the protein MDWKSEGSAQKTESRVPQEHEIALDSPGEDGVSESFQLLQIDVGCEHWEQEALPTGSAAWCSKNVQRKQRHWEKIVAAKKSKRKQEKERRKANRVENSGICPQHSKRFLRSLIKERLLEAKHSGPRLCIDLSMTNHMSKKELSRLAGQIRRLYGSNKKADRPFWICLTGFTTDSPLYEECLRMNDGFSSYLLDITEEDCFSLFPLETLVYLTPDSEHALANVDLDTVYILGGLVDESIQKKVTLQKAQEHSVKTARLPIQEYMVKCQNGKNYHSEILTINQVFDILSTYFETQNWPEALKKGVSSRKGYVLQNSVE
- the TRMT10B gene encoding tRNA methyltransferase 10 homolog B isoform X2, which gives rise to MDWKSEGSAQKTESRVPQEHEIALDSPGEDGVSESFQLLQIDVGCEHWEQEALPTGSAAWCSKNVQRKQRHWEKIVAAKKSKRKQEKERRKANRVENSGICPQHSKRFLRSLIKERLLEAKHSGPRLCIDLSMTNHMSKKELSRLAGQIRRLYGSNKKADRPFWICLTGFTTDSPLYEECLRMNDGFSSYLLDITEEDCFSLFPLETLVYLTPDSEHALANVDLDTVYILGGLVDESIQKKVTLQKAQEHSVKTARLPIQEYMVKCQNGKNYHSEILTINQDSKLA
- the TRMT10B gene encoding tRNA methyltransferase 10 homolog B isoform X3, whose protein sequence is MDWKSEGSAQKTESRVPQEHEIALDSPGEDGVSESFQLLQIDVGCEHWEQEALPTGSAAWCSKNVQRKQRHWEKIVAAKKSKRKQEKERRKANRVENSGICPQHSKRFLRSLIKERLLEAKHSGPRLCIDLSMTNHMSKKELSRLAGQIRRLYGSNKKADRPFWICLTGFTTDSPLYEECLRMNDGFSSYLLDITEEDCFSLFPLETLVYLTPDSEHALANVDLDTVYILGGLVDESIQKFCRDYSDLDQGAFFFKMVGCTGS